The Niallia alba genome includes a window with the following:
- a CDS encoding S9 family peptidase, whose translation MEVKESKRINAEDLYELKSVVDPQVNGIGQECLYVLTSICKETDKYYSNIFHKNLNTLETSQWTFGKDRNHSPRWSPNGEQVVFISNRSGKNQLFLLSKKGGEAKQLTYLVNGVSNPVWSPDGKEIAFQSNFKTGETVADKESKKEDKEDNLTALEVTNMKYKSDGKGFWDGSYDHIAVIDIESGNMEQLTTGDNNYYLQSWSPDGQYIAISADQNKEKDFSFISDIYLYNRKEKNWKRITESNGNYGKVTWTPDSKRIGLIGSDREYENATLSKLWVYDLESDFLQCLTPEWDVNVGDYAIGDFQQGVVTPGMLWGEDNESFTFLASDHGNTVVYFGNISGAIYPSLIDNQHVYGLSTGGSLKKAVVAISTPTHPGDLYTLDLETGEIQQITEVNKEFAESHAFSEAEPLQFASRDGWELHGWLMKPQGFKEGEKYPLVLEIHGGPHAMYANSYFHEFQTLASNGFAVLFINPRGSHGYGQQFVDAVRGDYGGKDYEDIMDAVDYCLETFNFIDSSRLGVTGGSYGGFMTNWIVGHTDRFKAAVTQRSISNWISFYGVSDIGYYFADWQIKADLNDIETLWKHSPLTYVKNIKTPLLILHGEKDYRCPIEQAEQLFIALKIQKKETKFVRFPESNHELSRSGKPALRIERLNYINNWFLEYV comes from the coding sequence ATGGAAGTGAAAGAAAGTAAAAGAATAAATGCAGAGGATTTATATGAATTAAAATCTGTGGTGGATCCACAAGTTAATGGAATAGGGCAAGAATGTTTATATGTACTCACTTCCATTTGTAAAGAAACCGATAAGTATTATTCTAATATTTTTCATAAGAATTTAAATACACTTGAAACCTCTCAATGGACATTTGGGAAGGATCGAAACCATTCTCCAAGATGGTCACCAAATGGAGAACAAGTTGTCTTTATTTCTAATCGTTCTGGGAAAAATCAATTATTTTTATTAAGTAAAAAAGGGGGAGAAGCAAAGCAGCTTACTTATTTAGTGAATGGAGTAAGTAATCCAGTCTGGTCTCCCGATGGCAAAGAAATAGCTTTTCAAAGTAATTTCAAAACAGGTGAAACCGTAGCAGACAAAGAGTCTAAAAAGGAAGACAAAGAGGACAACCTTACTGCCTTAGAGGTAACTAACATGAAGTACAAATCAGATGGCAAAGGCTTTTGGGATGGAAGTTATGATCATATTGCGGTGATCGATATCGAAAGTGGTAATATGGAGCAACTTACGACTGGAGACAATAATTATTACTTGCAAAGCTGGTCACCAGATGGACAATATATAGCTATTAGTGCAGATCAAAATAAAGAGAAGGATTTTAGTTTTATCTCTGATATTTATTTATATAACAGAAAAGAGAAAAACTGGAAGAGGATTACGGAAAGCAATGGGAATTATGGGAAAGTAACATGGACGCCTGATAGTAAAAGAATAGGATTAATCGGAAGCGACAGAGAGTATGAGAATGCTACTCTATCAAAACTATGGGTATATGATTTAGAATCTGATTTTCTACAATGCTTGACTCCAGAGTGGGATGTTAATGTTGGCGATTATGCAATCGGTGATTTTCAACAGGGAGTAGTAACACCTGGAATGCTGTGGGGAGAGGATAATGAAAGCTTTACTTTCTTAGCATCCGATCATGGAAATACAGTTGTTTATTTTGGAAATATTTCTGGAGCAATCTATCCATCTCTCATTGATAATCAGCATGTATACGGCTTATCCACTGGAGGAAGTTTAAAAAAGGCGGTTGTAGCTATTAGTACACCTACACATCCAGGAGATTTATATACTCTAGATTTAGAGACAGGAGAGATTCAGCAAATTACAGAGGTGAATAAAGAATTTGCTGAATCGCATGCTTTTTCCGAAGCTGAACCGCTACAATTTGCGTCTCGAGATGGCTGGGAGCTTCATGGTTGGTTAATGAAGCCACAAGGTTTTAAAGAGGGAGAAAAATATCCATTAGTATTAGAGATTCATGGAGGGCCGCATGCCATGTATGCTAATTCTTATTTTCATGAATTTCAAACACTAGCTTCCAATGGCTTTGCTGTATTATTTATTAATCCGAGAGGAAGCCATGGCTATGGACAGCAATTTGTAGACGCTGTCCGCGGCGATTATGGTGGGAAGGATTATGAGGATATTATGGATGCTGTAGACTATTGCTTAGAGACATTTAATTTTATTGATTCTTCACGTTTAGGTGTTACAGGCGGTAGTTATGGCGGCTTTATGACTAACTGGATTGTGGGACATACCGATCGTTTTAAGGCTGCAGTCACACAGCGATCCATTTCTAATTGGATAAGTTTTTATGGGGTTAGTGATATTGGCTATTATTTTGCTGATTGGCAAATTAAAGCAGATTTAAATGATATCGAAACACTGTGGAAGCATTCTCCCTTAACCTATGTAAAGAATATTAAAACTCCATTGCTTATTTTGCATGGAGAAAAGGATTATCGCTGTCCAATTGAACAAGCAGAGCAATTGTTTATTGCATTAAAGATACAGAAGAAGGAAACAAAATTTGTTCGTTTTCCAGAATCAAATCATGAACTTTCCAGAAGTGGAAAACCTGCCCTTAGAATAGAGAGACTGAACTATATTAACAATTGGTTTTTGGAATACGTATAA
- the addB gene encoding helicase-exonuclease AddAB subunit AddB produces MSVRLLLGRSGTGKTRFCIEEIQAKLAENPEGNPIIYIVPDQMTFLSDQRLLSGSEVQGMFRAQVYSFTRLAWRVLQETGGISRYHINSMGVSMLIRKIIEENKNELTLFKKVADKNGFIDQVEQLVTEFRRYTVTPDELLSTKEQLGETKESTKALMDKISDLELIYEKFEARIVGKYIDGEDYFRLLAEKISESSYLQNAEIYIDGFYSFTPQEYLIIQQLMHICERVTITNTLEPLSSQMDDLSLFRMTTESFQTVQTMAKQLGVEVELVKFKESKKNSHPSLAYIESHFDSRPAKAYKEETTITFAESINPRAEIEGIAREIIKLVRNKNYRYREISLLSRNLSTYQNIMETVFRDYHIPFFIDQKSRMHDHPLVELIRSSLEIFETNWRYEPVFRSIKTELLFPLHERKNNIREKVDRLENYCLAYGIKGSRWTSKERWKYRRIKGLEFDQGVQTDAEKEFEQELNELRLSLTAPLIRLQNRLKRGKTGRAKCEALYLFLEELEVPVKMEHWKNELEEKGELVKAGEHDQAWNSIVDLLDQFVEILGEEEFSIKQFATVIGAGLDTLKFSLVPPALDQVLIADLEQSRLNDIKVAFVIGLNEGVFPSRFQDEGILADSDREALQQKGMKLAPTSKTRLLDEEFLAYKAFTTPSDHLYLTYPLANDEGKSILPSTYIKRMQDLFPKATTIYYMSDPKELSEEGQLDYVVHFQTTLSYLTGQLYLKKREYPIYDFWWDVYNEYIGHPNWKEPAKKVFSSLTYQNKTEQLSEQTSSELYGETISASVSRMELFHACPFSHFATHGLKLRERQVYRLEAPAIGDLFHAALKYIAETVMHKELMWSSLTREQCERLARDAVDMLAPKLQNEILLSTNRHHYIKRKLEQIISRASLILSEHAKHSGFAPIDLELEFGPQGKLPSISFPLKNGTNMNLIGRIDRVDKAVVGDEVYLRVIDYKSSGQELNMNEVYYGLSLQMLTYLDLIITNSTILVDKEASPAGVLYFHVHNPMISSKKILTLEEIEEELLKKFKMNGLMLGEERVIQLMDETLEKGNSPIVPAGFKTDGTLTKASKVATRDDFNEMQKFVRHKYRDSGNKIISGEVGIEPYRLNDKKPCTFCSFKSVCQFDEALETNQYRQLPAYSKEEVLQLIREEANTSERD; encoded by the coding sequence ATGAGTGTTCGTTTATTACTAGGTCGATCTGGTACCGGAAAAACAAGGTTTTGTATAGAAGAAATCCAAGCGAAACTTGCCGAAAATCCGGAAGGCAATCCCATTATTTACATCGTTCCAGATCAGATGACCTTTTTATCCGATCAGCGTTTACTATCTGGTTCCGAGGTGCAAGGAATGTTTCGGGCGCAAGTATACAGTTTTACCCGTCTTGCATGGAGAGTATTGCAAGAAACAGGCGGAATCAGTCGCTACCATATAAATAGCATGGGCGTAAGTATGCTAATTCGAAAAATTATTGAAGAGAATAAGAATGAACTAACCCTTTTCAAAAAGGTTGCCGATAAAAACGGATTTATTGATCAAGTAGAACAATTGGTCACAGAATTTAGAAGATACACGGTTACTCCAGACGAACTATTATCGACGAAAGAGCAGTTGGGGGAAACAAAAGAATCTACAAAAGCATTAATGGATAAAATAAGTGATCTTGAATTAATATATGAAAAATTCGAAGCAAGAATTGTTGGGAAATATATCGATGGAGAGGATTATTTCCGTTTGCTTGCAGAAAAGATTAGCGAATCTTCTTATTTACAAAATGCAGAAATTTATATTGATGGTTTTTACAGTTTTACCCCACAAGAATATTTAATCATTCAACAGTTAATGCATATATGTGAACGAGTGACAATCACAAATACATTAGAACCGTTATCTTCCCAAATGGATGATTTAAGTTTGTTTCGTATGACGACTGAATCTTTCCAAACAGTCCAGACGATGGCAAAGCAATTAGGAGTGGAAGTCGAACTTGTAAAGTTCAAAGAATCAAAAAAGAATAGCCATCCATCGTTAGCATATATAGAAAGTCATTTTGACAGTAGACCAGCAAAAGCTTATAAAGAAGAAACAACAATCACATTTGCTGAAAGTATTAATCCTCGAGCAGAAATAGAAGGAATCGCACGTGAAATAATCAAGCTTGTTAGAAATAAGAATTACCGCTATCGAGAGATCAGTCTGCTTTCTCGTAATTTGTCTACATATCAGAATATTATGGAGACTGTTTTTAGAGATTATCATATTCCTTTCTTTATTGATCAAAAAAGTAGAATGCATGATCATCCTTTAGTGGAGTTAATTCGATCATCTTTGGAAATTTTTGAAACAAATTGGCGCTATGAGCCCGTCTTTCGGTCGATAAAGACAGAATTACTATTTCCTCTTCATGAACGCAAAAATAATATTAGGGAAAAAGTAGACAGGCTTGAAAATTATTGCCTTGCCTATGGAATAAAGGGAAGCAGGTGGACTTCAAAAGAACGCTGGAAGTATAGAAGAATCAAAGGGCTAGAATTTGATCAAGGTGTTCAGACAGACGCAGAAAAGGAATTCGAGCAAGAATTAAATGAGTTGCGCCTCTCTTTAACTGCGCCGTTAATTCGGCTTCAAAATCGTTTGAAAAGAGGGAAAACAGGTAGAGCAAAATGTGAAGCATTATATTTATTTTTAGAAGAACTTGAAGTACCAGTGAAAATGGAACACTGGAAGAATGAACTAGAGGAAAAAGGAGAGTTAGTAAAGGCTGGAGAACATGATCAAGCTTGGAATAGTATAGTAGATTTACTAGATCAATTTGTCGAGATACTAGGGGAAGAGGAGTTTTCAATAAAGCAATTTGCAACTGTTATTGGTGCAGGCTTGGATACATTAAAATTTTCCCTAGTCCCTCCAGCATTGGATCAAGTATTGATCGCTGATTTAGAACAATCGCGTTTAAATGATATAAAAGTTGCGTTTGTCATTGGTCTAAATGAGGGTGTTTTTCCATCAAGATTCCAGGATGAGGGCATACTTGCGGATAGTGATAGAGAAGCATTACAACAAAAAGGCATGAAGCTTGCTCCTACTAGTAAAACAAGACTGTTAGATGAGGAGTTTCTTGCCTACAAAGCATTTACAACGCCATCCGATCATCTTTACTTAACTTACCCGCTGGCAAATGATGAAGGAAAATCTATTTTGCCATCTACTTATATCAAAAGAATGCAAGATTTATTTCCTAAAGCGACAACCATCTATTATATGTCAGATCCAAAAGAACTGTCAGAAGAAGGACAGTTAGATTATGTAGTTCATTTTCAAACAACCTTATCTTACTTAACAGGGCAGCTTTATTTAAAGAAAAGAGAGTATCCAATTTATGATTTTTGGTGGGATGTTTACAATGAATATATCGGACATCCAAACTGGAAGGAACCAGCCAAAAAAGTATTTTCTAGTTTAACCTATCAAAATAAAACGGAGCAATTATCGGAGCAAACAAGCAGCGAGTTATATGGGGAAACTATTTCAGCCAGTGTTTCAAGAATGGAATTATTTCACGCGTGTCCATTTTCACATTTTGCAACCCATGGATTAAAGCTTCGAGAACGGCAAGTATATCGCTTAGAAGCACCTGCTATAGGGGATTTATTTCATGCTGCTTTAAAATATATTGCAGAAACGGTTATGCATAAAGAGTTAATGTGGTCTAGCTTAACGAGGGAGCAGTGTGAAAGATTAGCAAGAGATGCGGTAGATATGTTAGCACCGAAATTGCAAAATGAGATACTACTTAGCACTAATAGACATCATTATATAAAAAGAAAGCTAGAGCAAATTATTAGCAGAGCTTCACTTATTTTGAGCGAGCATGCCAAACATAGCGGATTCGCACCAATCGATTTAGAGCTTGAATTTGGACCACAAGGTAAGCTGCCGTCTATTTCTTTTCCGTTGAAAAATGGCACAAATATGAATTTAATTGGCAGAATCGATCGTGTTGATAAAGCAGTTGTTGGTGATGAAGTATATTTACGAGTAATTGACTATAAATCAAGCGGCCAAGAATTGAATATGAACGAAGTATATTATGGTTTATCCTTACAGATGCTTACTTATTTAGATTTAATCATTACAAATAGCACGATTTTAGTAGATAAGGAAGCGAGTCCAGCTGGAGTACTATATTTTCATGTTCACAATCCGATGATTTCAAGTAAGAAAATATTAACGCTAGAAGAAATTGAAGAAGAGCTATTAAAGAAATTTAAAATGAATGGACTAATGCTTGGAGAAGAACGAGTCATTCAATTAATGGATGAAACGTTGGAAAAAGGGAATTCTCCGATTGTACCAGCTGGCTTTAAAACAGATGGAACTCTTACAAAAGCGTCTAAAGTAGCCACTAGAGATGACTTTAATGAAATGCAAAAATTCGTTCGTCACAAATATAGGGATTCAGGAAATAAGATTATTAGTGGCGAAGTAGGAATTGAGCCATATCGATTAAATGATAAGAAGCCTTGTACTTTCTGTTCCTTTAAGTCTGTTTGTCAATTTGATGAAGCGCTGGAAACAAATCAATATAGACAATTGCCAGCCTATTCAAAGGAAGAGGTGCTGCAATTAATCAGAGAGGAGGCTAATACAAGTGAAAGAGATTAA
- the lepB gene encoding signal peptidase I has translation MKEAIKKESIEWLKAFAIGIIIFVIIRAFFFSNYVVEGESMMPTLQDGNKLVVNKVGYKMTDFNHFDIIVFHANENDDYVKRVIGIPGDKVEYRDDHLFINGKKYEEPFLDDYRKQVSTGRLTGNFTLEEITGEVTVPKGKLFVLGDNRLGSWDSRHFGFIPIDQVVGKVSLRYWPFNEIQFSF, from the coding sequence TTGAAAGAAGCAATAAAGAAAGAAAGCATAGAATGGTTAAAGGCATTTGCGATCGGGATTATCATCTTTGTTATAATTCGTGCTTTTTTCTTCTCCAATTATGTAGTGGAAGGTGAATCGATGATGCCAACATTACAGGACGGAAATAAATTAGTTGTTAATAAAGTTGGTTATAAAATGACTGATTTTAATCACTTTGATATTATTGTTTTTCATGCTAACGAAAATGATGATTATGTGAAACGAGTAATTGGCATCCCTGGAGATAAAGTAGAATATAGAGATGACCATCTATTTATAAATGGGAAAAAGTATGAGGAGCCTTTTCTAGATGATTACCGGAAACAAGTATCTACCGGAAGATTAACTGGGAATTTTACGTTGGAAGAGATCACGGGAGAGGTTACGGTGCCAAAAGGAAAATTATTTGTATTAGGGGACAATCGTTTAGGAAGCTGGGATAGTCGACATTTTGGTTTTATTCCGATTGATCAAGTAGTTGGAAAGGTAAGTTTGCGTTATTGGCCATTTAATGAAATACAATTTTCCTTTTAG
- a CDS encoding LCP family protein: MGRTEYRKGKKRRRLRKGRVFFLFLILFILFAGIYSIFQFKQGEKQSLGKLGVDEVKYEFNGEEDINGGTNILLLGSDQRKGETQSRTDTIMIAQYHPDKGTYKIISLMRDMYVEIPGYGQGRINTAYTIDGPELLRQTIKQNFDIDLQYYAIINFEGFEAVIDEAFPNGVEIDVEKQMSKNIGVTLEPGVQHLNGKQLLGYVRFRHDAESDFGRVARQQKTLQAIADQVSAVQTFAKLPKLAGVIMPYINTSMDTGDMLFIGKDLLTSKNHEVESLRVPVDGSFQDMKVNGAAVLLIDLEANKAAIKEFLAQ; encoded by the coding sequence ATGGGGAGAACGGAATATAGAAAAGGAAAGAAAAGAAGGAGATTACGAAAAGGAAGAGTCTTCTTTCTATTCCTCATTCTATTTATATTATTTGCAGGGATATATAGTATTTTTCAATTTAAACAAGGAGAAAAGCAATCATTAGGTAAACTTGGTGTGGATGAGGTTAAATATGAATTTAATGGGGAAGAGGATATTAACGGAGGAACGAATATTCTTTTACTAGGAAGTGACCAGCGTAAAGGAGAAACACAATCTCGCACAGACACGATAATGATTGCCCAATATCATCCAGATAAAGGTACATATAAAATCATTTCCTTAATGAGAGATATGTATGTAGAGATACCAGGATATGGACAAGGTAGGATTAATACAGCTTATACAATTGATGGTCCTGAACTACTTAGACAAACAATCAAACAAAATTTTGATATAGATTTGCAATATTATGCCATTATTAATTTTGAAGGATTTGAAGCAGTTATTGATGAAGCCTTCCCGAATGGCGTAGAAATCGATGTAGAAAAACAAATGTCAAAAAATATTGGTGTTACGTTAGAGCCAGGAGTACAGCATTTAAATGGAAAGCAGTTATTAGGATATGTTCGTTTCCGCCATGATGCAGAATCTGACTTTGGAAGAGTAGCGAGACAGCAAAAAACGTTACAAGCAATCGCTGATCAAGTTTCTGCAGTCCAGACATTTGCTAAGCTACCAAAACTTGCAGGGGTAATTATGCCTTATATAAATACGAGCATGGACACGGGAGATATGCTGTTTATCGGAAAAGATTTATTAACTTCAAAAAATCACGAGGTAGAATCATTACGAGTTCCTGTAGATGGAAGCTTCCAGGATATGAAAGTGAACGGAGCCGCTGTCTTATTGATTGATTTAGAAGCGAATAAAGCAGCAATAAAAGAATTTTTAGCTCAATAA
- a CDS encoding TVP38/TMEM64 family protein encodes MDINLIKEWFTLEKIMDLIDSYRSFGPLPGVLLPMIEAFIPFLPLFVFIMANVNAFGFWLGFLYSWAGTILGALLVFSIIRRYGKKRLLRFLSNHKKVQKPMIWIEKHGFGPLFLLLCFPFTPSALVNIVAGLSRISTSQYVLAVIAGKLVMISTISFIGYDLKSMITQPLRTIPVVIAIFILWVIGKRIEIKMNSAGIDEKERSH; translated from the coding sequence ATGGATATCAACTTAATTAAAGAATGGTTTACGCTTGAAAAAATAATGGATTTAATAGATAGTTATCGTTCATTTGGACCGTTGCCAGGTGTCTTATTGCCAATGATAGAAGCGTTTATCCCTTTTTTGCCGCTTTTTGTTTTTATTATGGCTAATGTAAATGCATTTGGATTTTGGCTGGGATTTCTATATTCATGGGCTGGAACAATTTTAGGAGCATTGCTTGTATTTTCGATTATAAGAAGATATGGAAAAAAAAGATTACTAAGGTTTTTAAGTAATCACAAAAAGGTGCAGAAACCAATGATTTGGATTGAAAAGCATGGATTTGGTCCCTTGTTTTTGCTTCTATGTTTTCCGTTTACACCTTCTGCCCTTGTAAATATAGTCGCTGGTTTGTCGAGAATAAGTACGAGCCAATATGTTCTCGCAGTAATTGCAGGAAAGCTAGTTATGATTAGTACAATTAGCTTTATCGGTTATGATTTGAAGTCAATGATTACTCAGCCGTTACGTACGATTCCTGTCGTAATTGCGATCTTTATTCTTTGGGTTATTGGAAAAAGGATCGAGATAAAAATGAATAGTGCAGGTATAGATGAGAAAGAGAGAAGCCATTAG